From the genome of Anopheles funestus chromosome 2RL, idAnoFuneDA-416_04, whole genome shotgun sequence:
aaactgcCAAACAAAATATCGATCAAATCGATCTAAATACTTGCAGATTCAACCGGATATAGTTCGCTAGACTATGTCCATGAagtttaataaataatgaaatgttttgttgaaattttatttttcaattttttaacataattgtACTAATCTTGAAAGAAAAcgaattttttgcttttttgaattttttttaacgaaacacAACTGCCAGCTGATAAATGTTTCGTCAAGTGAAATGTCAAATCCGCCACAGTTTGCCggcattgtttatttataaaatgtgtttcaGATCGAACGTGTTTAGGCTGCGAAAATTGGTTTTTACTGAAAATGTACGTTATTACGCGGGTATCTATCAGAAAAATCCACAACTCAAGCCAGCGACTGCAACGATTGAAACAATCAAGGCCAAACTCACCGAGACCAATACACCAACGATggaagaatggaaaaacatTCGGTTGGACATACTGAATGAACGAAGGTTCAACACTACAAATGTTGATAGCGTTGTGCTTGGGCTTTGCCCTAACTTGCGAATCGGAAAATCTTACATCAGTTTTTTGCAACAGCAAGGACTACAAACAAACCTGGCCATTGTTGGAAAGTTGCTACGGCTGTACCGTTTAACGGAGGACAAGATAAGCGAGAAAGATGAGGCTGATATTTGGCGGATGTACACTGAACTGCGTGAACAGAATGCGATTCTCGATGCCAATTCCTGCGAGCATGCGATCAATGCGCTGACGCTTACTAAGCACTGGAGGCATTGTTTGGAGTTGTTGGAAATGATCAAAATCACTGGGACACCCGATAGCTCATCGTACAATTGTATCGCTACAAAAGCTTTCCAGACTGAAGACGAATCAACGGGCTGGATAATGTTGCAGGAAATGTGTGAGAACAAGCGGATTCCAAACGACGATAGCTTTCTAGCTTGGATTGAATATAGCCGTAATCAGGAAGGTCAAAGTTTTTCGACAAACCTGGAACGAATGCTACAATTCACCAACGATCATGGTGTATTCCTATCGAAACGCCTCGGAAAAGAGTTGTGCCAGCTGCCGCAAGATCTCGGCGTCAGTGTGCATGAAACTCGTATCACGGATAGTGGAAAGTGTTCCCACTGCAAAGGAAATCTCTCTAGCATTGTCGTATCGAAAGATATGTTTCAGCGGATGAAAGACGCATTTCTCGAGGCGGTGCTTATCAATAGAGAGATTTTTAATCGAACTACCCCAGAAGAGTTGAACCGTTTTCAAACGTTTCTTAAGAAAACTCTCCCGTACGATGTGGTGATCGACGGTTTGAATGTGGCTTTCTCTTCCGgtattcaaaaaaatcctaCCGTTTACGCCCAACAAGTAGCCGCCGTTGTGCGGCACTACGTCCGCCAAAAGAAGCGAGTGCTTGTGATAGGACGACGGCATATGGACAAGTGGAGATCAAAGGAGATGAAGTACATTCGCGAAAACAGTTTTCTGTTCCTTACGGAAGATTTGTACGTACAATAGTGCGGCTGTATTGAACAATACTGTTAACAATCATATATTATTTCATTCAAGGTCCCAGGACGATCCTTTTCTGTTGTACGCTGCGCTGGAAAGCGGTCCAAAGACAGATTTCTTTTCGCGAGATCTCATGCGAAAGCATTCATTTATGCTGGGAAATGAACTGAGTGGTGTATTTAAACGCTGGCAACAGGAACATCAGTACTCACTGCTTTCCATCATGCCAGATGGGCGTGTTATTATAAAGGCCCCGTTCAAGTATGAACTGTACGCGCATAAATCCTGTGCAAACCGATGGCACGTGCCGCTGGTTGAGTATGGGAATCGTATTCCAAAGAtcgaaaagcaaaacgattgGCTTTGTATGAGCATcaaatgaagcaaacaaatataGTGGTAGAATAAATAAAGTTAAGAAATTGCTAGAAGAATGTTAAATCTAAACGATTTTACTATACTATACGCAAGGCCTCCAGGTATGTGGACCGGCAACTGTGAGCAATATCTTTTGTGTCTGGAAATCCGCAACAGCTGATTTTGACAGCTTTCTTACGGCGGTTGTTTACGTagagaaacaataacaaagcTGATTTACCAAAGTGTTGTCGCCATGAATGGTGTCGCGAGAGGAAAGTTAGGAAAACTTTTACTAACGAAAAAGGTTACCAATGAGTCTAAGCAGCAAACTGTTGCAAACTCTAGTGATGAAGTTGAAAATAGTTTGTCTCCTCAACAAAGTGCACCCAAGGCGAACAAACAAGCAGCTGTTGTGGAGGATCTACACATGAAGGAGCCAGAGTCGTCTGACAGCGAATCCGATGCAAGCAGTGTTGGCGATCATCTCGTTGATCCGAGTACGATAAATCTGGATGAAACGTTCTTTTCGCAAACGTTTCGGGGTCAATCTATCCAGGATGCTTACACTAGCATGTACGGTGAAGCATCTGAACTGTCTGAATCTGAACAGGAAAATGCTATTACCATTCAGGAGGAAGAACAAATGAATCAAATATTGACACAGGTATCCGATTACGATAGGATGATAAAAGAAGTTAACGTATGTAATGAAGCACTTGAAtgtcgaaggaaggaaatggaaatgttgcAACAAACGCAGACGGACGATCACGATGTTCCGTTCCTGCTAACCCAAACAGAGGATGTTCTAGATGATCCGCGTGCAAGAGACGATCGGGACTGGGAACGTGTAGTTGAACCGCATACTGAAAGTGAGAAGAGAAACAACATCGAGATCTTAGTTTGTAGCAGCATGCCAAAGACCCGACGTGTGCTCGATGCAACCgaaaagcgaaagcgtttAGAGCAGGAGTTTAAGAGAAAATTGTtcctaaacacacacaaaacgcatcTGCTACTACTGATCGCGTATGGCATTAGGATTAATCGGACAGTCAATCATAGCATTACTCAATGTGCCTCGGAACTGTATGAGCTGATTGGGAATAGTGAAATTACCATGGGCGAAGCAGTGAGTCTGGATTTTATCCAATCTGTAACGGCACACTATAAAACTGTGATGAAGCATACCAAAAATGTTACGCGGATCATCAACCGGCGTGATGCCTTTGAATGTCAGCTTGCTGCGCGTGAGGTAACTTCACGGCAAATGCTTAACCTTATTCTACTCACTCTGTTACGTTTTCTAAGCGTTCGCGCAAGATTGGTAATGAATTTGGACGTGGTGCCGAAACATCCACCTGCTGTTAAACCTACACCAAAGGAAACATGTCCCAATGCACCATCGGAAAACATCAACGGTGCGCCACGGTACGGGAACGTTCCACTTACAACAACGGAAATACTAAAACGTAAACCGGAAATacagaaaatgtttcaattgtcACAGCTTGATGGTGCCGATGATGAGACAATATCGCACAAGAAAGCACGCTTAGAGCGTGTCCCCACTAAACCCCGGTTGGGGAAATTGATCTCTTCTTCCGGTGTACAAAAAGCTACCAACGGAACGAGCAAAAGATTAGCAGAGAATAACACAAACGGGGAACAAAAGGCGTTAAAGCTGATATCTTCTAAATATTTTCCGAAAAAGCACGCAAATGTCCAAATGATTGGCGAACGCGAGAATAGAAAAACCTGCACTGGAATGCCAAATTTATCAACCCTTCGCAAGAAACCGGCGGGGAAAGATGATCAAATATCAAGAGAAATTGTACAAAACTTATCATCGTccaaatattttagaaaaaagcgTGCGGTAGAACAAACAACGGCGGCACATAATCATAAGAGTACAATTAATGAATTGCCCAAGCTTGCCAAACTTCGACATCAGTCATCATCAACTGCAGTCGAGAGTGTGAAGAAAACGGAACATAAATATCGGATACCTGAGCTCGATACTTGGATTGAATGCTACCTTGAAAAGGAACGCCGTTGGACCGTAGTGGAAGCAGGGCTAGCAAGTACCGATTGTCTAGATGCTGTGATAGATCGCATTCTTGCGCCTCCCTTGTA
Proteins encoded in this window:
- the LOC125763776 gene encoding mitochondrial ribonuclease P catalytic subunit; this encodes MFRQVKCQIRHSLPALFIYKMCFRSNVFRLRKLVFTENVRYYAGIYQKNPQLKPATATIETIKAKLTETNTPTMEEWKNIRLDILNERRFNTTNVDSVVLGLCPNLRIGKSYISFLQQQGLQTNLAIVGKLLRLYRLTEDKISEKDEADIWRMYTELREQNAILDANSCEHAINALTLTKHWRHCLELLEMIKITGTPDSSSYNCIATKAFQTEDESTGWIMLQEMCENKRIPNDDSFLAWIEYSRNQEGQSFSTNLERMLQFTNDHGVFLSKRLGKELCQLPQDLGVSVHETRITDSGKCSHCKGNLSSIVVSKDMFQRMKDAFLEAVLINREIFNRTTPEELNRFQTFLKKTLPYDVVIDGLNVAFSSGIQKNPTVYAQQVAAVVRHYVRQKKRVLVIGRRHMDKWRSKEMKYIRENSFLFLTEDLSQDDPFLLYAALESGPKTDFFSRDLMRKHSFMLGNELSGVFKRWQQEHQYSLLSIMPDGRVIIKAPFKYELYAHKSCANRWHVPLVEYGNRIPKIEKQNDWLCMSIK
- the LOC125763772 gene encoding DNA repair protein complementing XP-C cells homolog; its protein translation is MNGVARGKLGKLLLTKKVTNESKQQTVANSSDEVENSLSPQQSAPKANKQAAVVEDLHMKEPESSDSESDASSVGDHLVDPSTINLDETFFSQTFRGQSIQDAYTSMYGEASELSESEQENAITIQEEEQMNQILTQVSDYDRMIKEVNVCNEALECRRKEMEMLQQTQTDDHDVPFLLTQTEDVLDDPRARDDRDWERVVEPHTESEKRNNIEILVCSSMPKTRRVLDATEKRKRLEQEFKRKLFLNTHKTHLLLLIAYGIRINRTVNHSITQCASELYELIGNSEITMGEAVSLDFIQSVTAHYKTVMKHTKNVTRIINRRDAFECQLAAREVTSRQMLNLILLTLLRFLSVRARLVMNLDVVPKHPPAVKPTPKETCPNAPSENINGAPRYGNVPLTTTEILKRKPEIQKMFQLSQLDGADDETISHKKARLERVPTKPRLGKLISSSGVQKATNGTSKRLAENNTNGEQKALKLISSKYFPKKHANVQMIGERENRKTCTGMPNLSTLRKKPAGKDDQISREIVQNLSSSKYFRKKRAVEQTTAAHNHKSTINELPKLAKLRHQSSSTAVESVKKTEHKYRIPELDTWIECYLEKERRWTVVEAGLASTDCLDAVIDRILAPPLYAFAWEADGTIIDVSPRYRWRNEQLALKNRVDAKWLQKALAPYRPRLLGEAHFQEQYEFRQLKLRAPRPTTIAQCKNHPSYCLHRHLQKFQAIYPPDAPPLGFVQGEPLYARECVHTLHSREVWLRHAKVIRIFEQPYKIVRTKLKRQPADLELFGYWQTEEYIPPEPVNGIVPRNAYGNIEIFKECMLPKGTVHLKHYGLSYVCRKLGIDYAVAVVGFGVHAGGNHPIFDGIVICAEHRDRLLEAWQRHQDEAAQKKIEKKQHTVLKNWVKLVKGLLVRKRLKHKYNFEGM